Part of the Nicotiana sylvestris chromosome 2, ASM39365v2, whole genome shotgun sequence genome, TCGCATTTAGGTCatgttcgaccttgctcgaactaACACCTACCGGCCGTCGGTCGCAACTTAATGAGAGGTTATGCTCAACCTTGCTCGAACAAACCCCTATCGACCATCGGCCACACtccaataaaaaaacaaaaataaacacAAGTATAGAGAGTAAACAACAGAAAGAGAAGAAAATGCAAGTAAACACTCTAACATTTCATATGCTCAAAAAAGGGATTGTTGTTTACAATAGGGTTGCGAAGATGCTAACAAAAACAtacacaaaaaaaacaaaaatcaaaaagagaAATACTGGCCACCACCATCACGGTCTTCGACATCCCCGCCGACTTGGTCCTCAACAGCATCGCCTCTTTGGCCAACAACACTCTCGCCAACACCACCTTTGCCCTCAGGATATGCAGCAACATACTAGGCATTCTCCTTAAGTCGGTCCATACCCTCGTCCCCCTCGTCATCACCGGCCTCAGGTGTGGCAAGATCATACCCACAAGCGACCCAAGCCTCACGGGCCTTAACACGAACATCATCAAGGTTGACCGCAGAAATGGATCCCGCCTTATGAAAATCTCAAAACACGTCCAACTGAGCCTCGGCGTGAATCCATTCTTCATATAGGTCCCAAAGAGTGGGAGAATCTGAAGTACGAGATGAAGACAGTTGTGCAAGTAGTTGGGCCTTCTCAGTTTCCAAAGCGGCCGCCCGATCATAGAGGATGTAGTTGTCTTTATCCTGCTCTATTATCCTCTCCTCAAGTCGATCCTATTTAATCTTCACAGTGGACTGGTTAATCTCCCGCTCGGCCTAGAGAGTCTTATTCTCCAACTCTAGCATCTCTGATTTCCTCCGAGCCTCTAAACAGGAAGACTCCACCTTCTCAAGCTCACTATGCTTCTCGGAGACTTCACTATTAAGGACGTCCAACTAAAGCCAAAATTCTTCCAATTGCCCACGCAGCTCGGCCACCTGTGCCTTAAGGACACCGCATTGGGCCTCCACGGTCCTACTGATCTTAAGCTCTTCCTCTTTACTCGTCAACATCCCCTCAAGGACGCTACACTTCTCGATGACTTTCACCAACTCATCGTCCTTCTCCTTCAACTCATCACAAAAGGCTTGCATATTGCCGCCCTCACAAAACCACCTGTGAAACTTCCGGTACTTACCACGATACTCAAAATATTTATTTTTCAACCCACAAATATTTCCCTATGCTTCTCCTCCCTTTGGGCTCTTTCAATCTCCAAAATCACAGTCTGTAATCACAAAAAAAAGTAAGGCAAAAATGAAAACGCCCCTGCTAATAAAGACAAAAACAATAAGAAGGACAAAACAACAAGCACCCACCCTAAGAGCAAAACCGACAATGCTCCTCGACAAGGTGATGCCGTCCAATTCTTTGAGGGTCTTACCCTCTGTTTCGGAGAAAATAAGGTCGGATCAGGAACCACATTCTACGTGTTCTTCAATAAATCATGATCCATAGGGATCGTAGTGGTCCTCGTTGACTCCTCCAACCTTATCTCAAGTTGGGTAAATCCTTCCTCCATCATCTTCAGGTCGTCCGTACCAACGTTCGAACCTGACTCATCGCCTTCCTCAACAATGCCTTTACCTCTCTCATTGGCTGGCAAAGAAGTGTCAGCAGCTAGCTGGGAAGTCGATGCCCCCTCCTACCTTGAAGTATCGAGAATGTCAGCAGTCGGTCCCTCTGCCGCTGCCACCATAGAAGGGAGAGGCATATCCACTTTGGCTTCTGCCAACCTCGGAGACTCGGACTCCGGCTCGATATCATCCCTAATGACAATGGTCGCCGTCTCGCATAGTAAAAATCCACCTGCCACTGAGTCAACGGCCCAGGTGGCCCCGTCACTGGCATCTACAGATCTCCTCTTATGGGGCATCAAATCATGCTCGCCCTGCACAAGTTCATCGTCTTCATCTATAAGACGATATATGAGACAAGCTGAGGTATCCATGGTCGAAGCCCCTACGGCTGCGGAAAAAGCAGGACCAGATGACGCAACAGGAGGGATTGAGGCACGAGCAAAAACAGTCGCAGTCGAGGAGGGAGCGGAAGTCGAGGGTGCAACAGCCTTTCTTTTTCGGAATAAGGGGCAAGAGCTCTTGACCTCCTCAAAGGTCCCCTGGCCGAAGCTAGGGAAAATACAGGGAAAGGGGAAGATCAGCAAATTAAACGGGAAAAAACCCAAGACTCCGATAATAAAAGATACTTACCAGAGGGAGAGCAGGACCAAACCTCTTGAAGAAGCTTGACCACTCACGGACTTGTACGATGTGAGGGAAGAGCCGACTAACCCAATCGGAAATATCTTCGACCAAAGGAGGAGGCGAGGTCTTGGCTGCACAAAAACAAGACCAGAATCAAAACCCACAACCAAGCAAGGGAGAAAAATCAGACACATACAAATGAGGAAACTAGGTACTTACGAGTACAATTCCAAACCTCAGGAAACCCGTCGACGTTGGCCACCACGTCTTCGTTTCTAACGAAGAAGTAACTTAACCTAAATTGGTGGTTAGCTTTGTCGTCCAACTTCACCACCAAGCACTTGCCTCCTCGGTGGTGAAGGTTCAACATCGTCCCCCTATCAAAGTTAGGGGCGAACTGGTGTATTAAATGCCAAAGTGTGAGTTCGACGTCTACCAGCTCGACAAATTTGGTGAGCATCCTTATGAGCTTGTAAAAATATGGCACGAGTTGGGCTGGGTAGATGTCATAATAACGGAAAAATTCCTGCGCCAGCGGAAGGAGAGGGAGAGTATAGCCGACTTGGAAAGGGTAGGCGTAGAAGGTGCAGTATCTAAGGCGATGGACCTATGTCGTATCCCACCCAGCCGGGATTAATTCAAGGTGATCGGGGATGCTGAACTTAGCCCTAAGTTCCCATAATTCCTTTTCTATCATCACCGACTGAAAGGTTTCAGGGTCGGCATCAGGAGGTTTTCATAAATTAGACCTGGTGTTAGGATTGCGAGGAACTATCTCCTCCACCAAAGGGAAGCCTCCGTTCTCGATGGCGGCAGGAGCATTCCCCTCATGAGGAGGGAGCACAATCGCTAAAGGGATCGCATCACTTCCTTCACTAGATTTAGAAGGTACGTTAGTCATGGTTTATCAGAAGAAAGGGGAGTATCAAGCAATGAAGAATTGAAAACAATGAAATCCCCTGGAACAGAGAGGAAAAATGTCAAgtcagaaagaagaaagaaaaagatatgGGATTCGAAGTAGAAAGCTTGAAACTTCAAAATCACACCCTAACATCTCTATTTATAAGAAGTTGGGCACTAGAATTGTAAACGGTTCATCATTATTGGCATCGTAACCGAAGCGACATATTCAATCAAGGGACATACGTGAAACGAAGCAACGCATCGGAAATATGCGTCATAATGACGCATTATGTCATGACGTCATCCTAATTTGTGGATGGCTCAACTCTAACAAACCAATTGGGAAAATCGAGACATTTTTAAATAAGCGGCCCACGCAGGGCCATGTTGCCAGTTCGCTATGACCACCACGACTTGCACTGCTCGCTCAATTGTTTCGACCCTAATGAGCAAAATTCACTCATCGATCCCGCCTGAAGCCGGCCTCAATAAGTAGAAGGACtaattgtatgggtcaaaatctgtcCTTAGTGCATTTAAGCCAAGATAATACTAAGGGAAGAGTTCTCAGGTCGTCGTTAGTCGAAATGACCCAAGAAGCAACAAAGTCTATGGTCGAAGAGCCGACGAGAGCCGTAGCCGAGATGTCAACAAAGGTCGAGGTCTAGTATCGTTGATAGAGCTGTAACGGCTAGTTTTCAAGATAGGATATTAAAAAAagaatattctagtggatattTTCTGCGcttgtactattagggtttcTTAGGAACATgtcccatataaatagaaaaaggaGACAATAATAGGAGCATGTAAAGAATACATTTTGACTAAAAGATTCGTCTCTCTTACTAAGATACAAGCACCACATTTTCACTAAGATTCTTGCCTATACTTTtccatcagatccgagaataacTGAAAATACTCAAGGATTTGTTTGTCATTCATCAATGTCAGGAGGAACATTCACATATTCCATCCTTTATTGGATGAATCATTCATCTTTTTTACTTAAACGCCATTTGATGCTATTTATTATTGTTGAAAGCATACATTATTGCTCTTGCTTTCTAGAATAGTTATTATATATTGTTGCCATTCTAACATTTATTATATCTTTGAAAATTTCATCTAAGGATATTATTGTCAACTAAGATTAACCCTTAATTATACAAACAAATTTAATTTGTTAAATCAAGATccatattttttggttaaacattaCTCCCTTTAGCTTATGCCTCTAATGGAAATTTGGTAACCTAAATCTTACAAAATTGAAATATGCGAGTAACAGCCAAATTGTTATTTTCATCCGGACAGGAACAATTTCCAAATAACTAAAAGTGGCCATTTTTAAGTCACATCAAACTAATTAAGTATTGCTGAAGTTTACTGTTAATTTACAAAAGGCGAGGGTATATCTTTCAGCATAGTTAATCAAATCACAAGATTAACAAAAGAAATTTCTAAATTTAAATTGTAGCTGGCAACTACGGGAAGGTGTTCACAGATGGAAATTTTGCTGATTTTAGGATGTTTGCGACCAAAAGGAAACAAATTAAGTTGGAATTTTTAATGAAGATACCATAAACTTGTTTAAGTCCATTTTGGAAAACAAGGGACAAAACAATACGCATTTGAAGATTAGGTGAACAATGACTATCAATGAGGCCAAAACTGGACCATATGTGAACCAGATCTAAGACACTCTCAATGTACAAATTAAGACTGACAATAACTCTCTTTATATTATCTTCATAAATACTCGTGGGCAAACGCAAGCAACGTATGTTCAATAATGGTAGTGGTGTAACAATGTCATTCTTGTACGTACGTTCATACAGGCGACAATTTTGTTAGTGGATATCATTTTCAAGGATAGCCATTTTTTAGTTTTTTGGCTTTCATATGTTTTTTGGACGAATGTGACGTTTAGACTAATTTTAGCGAGAAATGTATTTTGTTTGTGAGAATGTGATGTTTAGACTAATCCTAGTAAGAAATGTATTTTGTTTAACCATAGAGGAGGGTATTTTATGCAAAATACCTAAAAAGCAAAGCtcggtgcactaagcttccgTTATGCGTGGGATCACGAAAAAAAAGAATACCTACCgaacgaaaaaaagaaaaatatcacAAGATTTACATCATCTCTTAATTAAAGACCTATTCATGTAGCCTTTGCGACGAAACTGAAAACGCACTGTAATCAAAACTTGGCAAAGCTTTCGTGATATAAACGTGTTACATTTTTTTGTGAGTTTTGATTAAATTACAAGAACATGACGTTGGAATTTGAACTTACGTTAATTTGTTATAGTTTGAAAGGATAATGAAGTGGCGCAAGTGGTGAATAAATGAAAGGCCTAATATTAAATATTGAATGTGTGGATAAGTGAGGCTCAATAACTATTGGTCTGTGATGGGTAGAcaccaggggcggatttaggagGGCGCAAGGAGGTTCGCCCGaacccccttcgccgaaaaaatacactgtatatataaggcaaaatctgttttttacctctatatattaagttttgaacccttttaacacaatccaaaagtatagtttagtggtcaagggggttcaaaatctacataaggtaatgagttcaattcccactagatacaaaaaaaaaattttgaaccctcttcgtggagatcctgcctccgcAACTGGTAGGCACTCTTTATAAATAGAGGTCAACCCTCCTTGGCTCCTTTCCCTAGCTATTAGAAAACCCTAGCGTATTCTGCATCTTGAATATATGGTAATGGTAGACGTCCCATCAGTCTAGTTCTCCGGGCTATGAGAGCGTGTAGCTAGCGGATCGTGGAAGTTGGTCTCAGGCTTAATCGTCGTTTGTTGTCGCTGCTGAATCCATGAAGTTTAACGGTACGCTTCTTAAACTCTAACTCTAGATTAATTGCATAATTGTGTCTTAATCTCTGGTATGAATACAAATCAATTATTttacagttggtatcagagccaccaTAGTTAGAGATTAAGATCGTTGTTTAATCTTGAGTTTATATATATGAAATACCGTTTGTTTTGACACTGGATCATGGATGCAGTTTTTATGACACCCGACTGCTCTAACTCACTGATTCATTGAGTTGGAGAATAGAGACGCAATTATATTTAATCTGTTGTTTTGTTTAATTGAAGAATGAAATTGGCTGACACTGTGTTTGATGTCGGCGATGACAGAAAATGGTGTAGTAGGGTTTAAACAGACGCACTTAATTAAATCCACCGATTTCTTGAATGATATGCCAATTGACTCTATTCTAAAACTTACTGCTCGGAGGCTTTGGCTCACAAATCAATTTGAGGAATAATCTTTCACTGTAGTTTGGTGATTAGCTAATGTAGATTTGGTCGATACCTACGGTAATTGTCGTTAATGGATTATTCTATTAGTTATTAATTACCTTTTAGTAATTGTTTACTTTCAACAATTGCTCCAAAATTCCTTGTTGACATAATActataaaatttaattatttgtggGCTCTATTTTAATTTTACATGTATATAATATTATTATAAATAAGAATTTATGTTTAATAAATAGTTTCTACCAAAGTGGTCTATTTATTTGGAGTCATTGAAAATTCTTAAAAATTTATTCATGTAAAATAATATACACATAGATTTAGAATTATGATTAATAGATAGTTTTCATCAAAGTGGTATATTTATTTGAGTCATTGTAATATTCTCAATGTATCATGTCTAAATTATCCTTGATAGAGTGTACGCTAGTGTTGGAGATTTATCTTTTGATACTAGTGATGCTAAATTAATTTACAAGATAAGATATTATATTTCAACCTAAAGGATGAAGCTTAATATATTGGATTCTCAAGTATATATGTAAAATAAATAAGGATAATTTGATGTAAGAGGAGGTTTTGTGTCTCTTACCTAAAGGAAGGACACAATATATGCATTGTACTCTTGAATGATATTGGGAGGAGATTTTGTATCTCTTGCCTAAAGGTGGGAAGATGCAATGAATGCCTTGAACtccttgtttttttttaaaaaaaaaaaaaaaaaaaaaaaggagacagTTGCATCTTCCACCCAAAGGAGGGATGTAATGGATGTCTTTGACTCTTTTGGATTATATACGTCTGCCTATAATTTTATCTAATTTTTATCTTGTTTGCTTATACAGTTGTTAACAACATGAACTCAGTTGAATTCCATTGAAACTCTGATTAGTAGTAACTACAAAAAGTGGAAACATGATGTTGAAATAGTGTTAGGTCTGATGGACTTGGACTTTGCATTGACTGAACAGAAACCTGCTGAACATACAACTACTAGCACTGTTGATGAAAAGGCTAAGCATGAGAAATGGATGAAGGCTAACAAATTGAGCCATATGATCATGAAGAGATCCATTTCTGAACACATAAAGGGTGCAATTAAGGATAATGGAAATGCAAAAGATTTCTTGAGTGCCATTGGACAGAAATTCCTAGAATCTGATAAAGCTGAGATAGGTAGCCTGATTAATTCCCTGTCTACCAAAAAGTATGACCTTGTAGGTAGTGTCCGTGATCATATTATGAAATTGGTTAACATTGCTACCAAACTGAATAATTTAGGTGTAACCATTACCGATGAttttcttgttcaccaatccCTAAGGTCCCTTTCTAGGCAGTTTAACCAGCTTAAGTCAATCTATAATGCACAAAAAGATAAGTGGAGTGTTGATAAGCTTATTATTGTTTGTGTGGTAGAGGAAGGAGGAATCCAAAGGGAGAAAATTGAGGGTGTAGTGAATTTTGTTAGTTCGTATATATCAACTGATGATTCTTCTTATAAAAGAAAAGGTGGACCCAAATtctattgtaagcacgtgatttttgccctatgaaagaattactcccaaaaattcaaaataaaataattttcctttgtgtgaatttttgttgtttttgtggtattttgtataattatttgtatttttatgagtgcatgtttatttgttttaattaataaaaatataaaatatatcacattttcatttagtatttaattaagtttgttttacaaaaatgaaagtcacaaaaaacaggaatattttgcattgttagtatttaatgtcaaattatgcaattttattttaattggtgtttaattgtgtatgataattgttgttaggagtttaattagtattttttggagttaatttagtttgtagctcaatttagAATTGTAGTTTtatcaacaaaaaaaaagtactttatatttttatcgttgtataatttcgaaaattacaaaaaaaaagttattAACATTTTGTAACCATTTTAATCttgaaacaaaatacaaaaaatagtgctttatattttatctttatataaaaacgaaaatgacaaaaatagttttatttatgctttgtagctattttaatcttgaaaatatatactaaaaaaatagttttgttttaaatgttagtcttatcctggtagttattttgcttgcataggattAATTGAATAACATCGTATTTTTCTCGGGTCTgggcaaagaataatatttgggtttaaactacccgtttttaggcctaattttcggacctagcccataataatccgagcccaccacaCATGTGGGATACGCGTGgagaacacggacggaacaccacacacggggaaccccaccacgcatgggggacacaagtcttggacccctacacacgtgaggTCCATGTTCTTTGAACAAGATACAAAAACggacaaagaaaaagagaagaaaaggtgAAAGAGGAGAGGGGGGTTCACGTTTTTGAGTCTTGGTTTTTTCCCACAAGCagagaaaacaaaaaaagggAGGAGGGACCAAAAAAAAACGTGAGAGATTGgtggattttgaaaaaaaaaaagaaaaaattggaaAGGAACCCACtgactgttcatcttcttcatctttgaagaagatgaaacacGACTGAAAACCCTCACGCCATAATCATCGCCACCCCTTCGAAACTCCATCCTCGCGCACCACCATACACATCCCGTCGACCACCCTCCGTCATTGTTTCTGTCCAAACGACCCAGTCGCCATAACCAGCACTAACAACCCCGTCGACCACTGCTTCACGTCGACGCCACCAGCTGCTGCCGCGAACACCTCC contains:
- the LOC138885386 gene encoding uncharacterized protein; protein product: MDLDFALTEQKPAEHTTTSTVDEKAKHEKWMKANKLSHMIMKRSISEHIKGAIKDNGNAKDFLSAIGQKFLESDKAEIGSLINSLSTKKYDLVGSVRDHIMKLVNIATKLNNLGVTITDDFLVHQSLRSLSRQFNQLKSIYNAQKDKWSVDKLIIVCVVEEGGIQREKIEGVVNFVSSYISTDDSSYKRKGGPKFYCKHVIFAL